In Candidatus Taylorbacteria bacterium, the following proteins share a genomic window:
- a CDS encoding ABC transporter ATP-binding protein, which translates to MLEDKEKLNKENLYTGLKVLWKYISQYRREIAVLSIMGIFSAIGNGTIPYIAGKFFDAISSTAVVDFFWQPVSLYVALLILWAIIQLITYTLDWRINILSEKFSNVIWLDYLSKGFGYLLLLPVSFHKTNKIGEISNKINVAASALETIAGRIVIDLSPQILSIVIAFGITFYLQPLLACVLLAGVVIYIFIFSTKIQHTSIYQKEYWDVLNFVFGESYDVVGNALAIKQATAEEYERNRLSTKMKSAIPLWMRLTKLWGSLTLYQRMTILATQITIFIVSVTYIHAGRMTIGELIAFNAYAAMVFGPFVVIARNWQTIQNGIVNIQETEKILQVEPELYEGKDAVRLDLKGDIEFKNVFFQYEEGKQVLEDISFTVKGGQVVALVGESGVGKSTLIDLISAYHFASKGMVLIDGHEIKKVQLRRLREQIAVVPQEVVLFNDTIKMNIAYGNFKATDDEVREAAVKAHALGFIEKFPEKWNQIVGERGVKLSVGQKQRVAIARAILRNPRILVLDEPTSALDAGSEKIITESLDELMRGKTTFIIAHRLSTVRKADLILVFKEGRILESGTHEELLTLKGGEYRRLYELQIGLHS; encoded by the coding sequence TTGTTAGAAGATAAGGAAAAACTGAATAAGGAGAATCTCTATACAGGCTTGAAAGTGCTGTGGAAATACATCAGCCAGTACAGGCGTGAGATAGCCGTGCTTTCTATCATGGGAATTTTTTCTGCGATTGGCAATGGCACGATTCCCTACATTGCGGGCAAGTTTTTTGACGCGATATCGAGTACTGCGGTTGTGGACTTTTTCTGGCAACCCGTTTCGCTTTACGTTGCGCTTCTCATTCTTTGGGCGATTATTCAACTGATTACCTACACCCTCGACTGGAGAATTAATATTTTGAGCGAGAAGTTTTCGAATGTAATCTGGCTCGACTATTTGAGCAAGGGGTTCGGGTACCTTCTTCTTTTGCCCGTGTCATTTCATAAGACGAACAAAATCGGAGAGATTAGCAACAAAATTAATGTGGCGGCGAGCGCGCTTGAAACCATTGCTGGCAGGATTGTGATTGACCTTTCTCCGCAAATATTGAGCATTGTGATTGCTTTCGGAATCACTTTCTACCTTCAGCCCCTTCTCGCGTGCGTTCTTTTGGCGGGAGTGGTCATCTATATTTTTATTTTTTCCACGAAAATTCAGCATACCTCCATATACCAGAAAGAGTACTGGGACGTGCTCAACTTCGTTTTCGGAGAATCGTACGACGTGGTCGGGAACGCCCTCGCTATCAAACAGGCGACGGCCGAAGAGTACGAAAGAAATCGGCTCTCGACGAAAATGAAAAGCGCGATTCCGCTTTGGATGCGCCTCACCAAGCTTTGGGGAAGTTTGACGCTCTATCAGCGAATGACCATTCTCGCGACGCAGATTACTATTTTCATCGTTTCGGTTACCTATATTCATGCCGGTAGAATGACAATCGGGGAGCTGATCGCCTTCAACGCATACGCGGCGATGGTGTTCGGGCCGTTCGTTGTGATTGCGCGCAACTGGCAGACAATTCAAAACGGCATCGTGAATATTCAGGAGACGGAAAAAATTTTGCAGGTGGAGCCGGAACTTTATGAGGGCAAGGACGCGGTGAGGCTAGACCTTAAAGGTGATATTGAATTTAAAAATGTATTTTTTCAATACGAAGAAGGCAAGCAAGTCTTGGAGGATATTTCTTTCACCGTCAAAGGAGGGCAGGTCGTGGCGTTGGTAGGGGAGTCTGGCGTTGGCAAGAGCACGCTCATCGACCTCATCTCCGCATATCATTTTGCTTCCAAAGGAATGGTGCTGATTGACGGACACGAAATAAAAAAAGTGCAGTTGAGAAGACTCCGAGAGCAGATAGCGGTCGTCCCGCAGGAGGTTGTGCTATTCAATGACACGATAAAAATGAATATCGCATACGGCAACTTCAAAGCTACTGATGATGAGGTGCGGGAGGCCGCGGTAAAAGCGCACGCCTTGGGCTTTATCGAAAAATTTCCAGAAAAGTGGAATCAGATAGTGGGGGAGCGGGGAGTCAAGCTCTCCGTTGGCCAAAAACAGCGCGTGGCTATTGCCCGGGCAATTTTACGCAACCCCAGGATTCTTGTTCTTGATGAGCCGACTTCTGCCTTGGACGCTGGTTCCGAGAAAATTATTACGGAATCTCTGGATGAGCTCATGAGGGGTAAAACGACTTTCATCATCGCGCACCGCCTAAGCACGGTTAGAAAAGCTGACCTTATTTTGGTATTTAAAGAAGGGCGGATTCTTGAATCGGGAACGCATGAGGAGCTTTTGACTTTAAAGGG